The Theobroma cacao cultivar B97-61/B2 chromosome 1, Criollo_cocoa_genome_V2, whole genome shotgun sequence genome contains the following window.
TATCAACAGTTATATCCTTTTCCTGAACATATTGTAGATAAATGACTATTCCAGCAGCCTATTCATACGTAATCCCTCATTTTCTATCCCTTATAACACACAACAGAAGTCACTACCTGCTCACATTCCTCCTTAAAGAAATCAAGTAGATCCATCCTCGCAACAACATCAAGGTCCACCGTAACCTCATCTAGCAAAAGAACCTGCAATTAAGTAAAAGATAATTTCAAGTtctgagaaaaaaatttgagtcGCTACAACAAATCAGAAAAACTAGTAATTATGCAGGTTAGCAGCCACAAAATTTATCTACAGTTTTCCTGTGTTTAAAGTGGAGGGTGGCAGTTGAAGTTTTGTTTGTCACAAGATTGTATACAAGGCATCATTTCATTCACCCACTCGTTGATTTATATCAATCTTAGAATCATAGTATTAAGCATACATGGCGTGCAGCTTCATCTGGTGATATTACTCATATAAAAATGGCAAATTCATAACTTCAAAATACCTGGAAAGGATGAAGAAGACCCATACAAATTTGGACTCGTCGCCGTTGCCCGTCAGATACCTTATGCATTCGCCATTGCAAATCAATATCAAGCAGCTCAATCAATTTTCCTCTCCTCACAGGATCAATCCCTTCAACTGCCAACAGTAAAATTAGACAAATCAATTTCAAAGTTGAACAAAAAAGCAAATAGCGAAAGCAACGGTCAAACGGAGCCTAATTCACCCACCTCCAAATATCATGTGTTCTGCAGAGAAGTCCCCCTGCAATGGAACCTCCCCCTGCATATGTTTGGCACGGTAAAACAACAATTTGAGGataagttttaaacaaaaacggtgaatttaaatcttttgggaaaaaaaaaaagacgcTTAGGAAAGTTTACTGACAGCAGAGCCAATAGTTTTACTCCAAGATCCACCCAAATAAGCTAAATCGCCACTACAAACAAGTTGAGTGTCATGGAAAGCCGAACGGTTTAGCACTCTCACAACATCTCTTCCACCAACCATATGCTTTCCAgctaaaattttcaacaatgtCGTCTTCCCTGTCCACAACGACAAAtataatttagaattttttgtAGGAAATTCTTTCGGTTAGAAGGTAAAACTGAAAAGGAAATGAATTGGAAGCGATTGAGATTACCAGATCCGTTGGCGCCCACGAGAAGGCAACGCGATCCAGGAGCGATGTCGACATCGAAATCGACGAACAGCGGAGGCTGTAATTCGTATGCGAATTGCATGCCACATACTCTGATGCCTTTCGATTCTCCATtcccttcttcttctcttgATTTGCAACAAGCTTGCTCCGCCATTTTTTGGGGGCAGTAGCACGGAGCCCTCGCTGCTTTTGGCGATCATATAGGCATGTCCTTCTTTGTTGAGATAGAGCCAGTAGGAAATTGACACGTATATAGTTGGTGGAACCGCATTTCCAAGCAGTAGTTTTTCTACACGTGCCGGGTGTCTGATTTGACACGTT
Protein-coding sequences here:
- the LOC18613115 gene encoding ABC transporter I family member 21; this translates as MAEQACCKSREEEGNGESKGIRVCGMQFAYELQPPLFVDFDVDIAPGSRCLLVGANGSGKTTLLKILAGKHMVGGRDVVRVLNRSAFHDTQLVCSGDLAYLGGSWSKTIGSAGEVPLQGDFSAEHMIFGVEGIDPVRRGKLIELLDIDLQWRMHKVSDGQRRRVQICMGLLHPFQVLLLDEVTVDLDVVARMDLLDFFKEECEQRGATIVYATHIFDGLETWATHLAYIQDGELKRSEKLTEVNELKSSENLLSVVEAWLRSETKCEKKKPIKTPAQVQKASPFGISPFMSSRHMAYYR